A genomic stretch from Desulfohalobium retbaense DSM 5692 includes:
- the mazG gene encoding nucleoside triphosphate pyrophosphohydrolase: MADASTPLLATIRELLGPGGCPWDKEQTPQSLCEYLIEECFELVEAVRAGDIEETEEELGDVFFLLYFMATLFEQRDAFTLNDIFQTNATKMRARHPHVFGDKSLESREDLFATWEKIKRREQKKKDKKAQGVFASLPSSLPPLTKAYRLHSKAARAGFTWGSLAELETHLHGEWQEWQEAKDTGSHEAMEQEFGDLLFTLVEMGRRHGLKANAALHKANQKFLRRFEAMEHLAAEQGEHIADLELEAQDTLWDQVKKTTPADEPTEQSG; this comes from the coding sequence ATGGCCGACGCCTCCACACCGTTGCTGGCGACAATCCGCGAACTCCTCGGGCCGGGCGGGTGCCCCTGGGATAAGGAACAAACCCCGCAATCATTGTGCGAATACCTGATCGAGGAATGCTTTGAACTGGTGGAAGCGGTTCGCGCCGGAGATATCGAGGAGACCGAAGAGGAACTCGGGGACGTCTTCTTCCTCCTGTATTTCATGGCCACGCTCTTCGAACAACGCGACGCCTTCACCCTCAATGATATCTTCCAGACCAACGCCACCAAGATGCGCGCCCGCCATCCCCACGTTTTTGGCGACAAGTCCCTCGAGAGCCGTGAGGACCTCTTTGCCACCTGGGAAAAAATCAAACGCCGGGAACAAAAAAAGAAAGACAAGAAAGCCCAGGGGGTCTTCGCCTCTTTGCCCTCCAGCCTCCCGCCACTGACCAAGGCCTACCGGCTGCATTCCAAGGCCGCCCGGGCTGGATTTACCTGGGGCTCCCTCGCGGAACTCGAAACGCACCTGCACGGGGAATGGCAAGAGTGGCAGGAGGCCAAAGACACCGGCTCCCATGAAGCCATGGAGCAAGAGTTTGGCGACCTCCTGTTCACCCTGGTCGAAATGGGCCGCCGCCACGGCCTGAAGGCCAATGCCGCTTTGCACAAGGCCAATCAGAAATTCCTCCGCCGCTTTGAGGCCATGGAACATTTGGCCGCCGAACAGGGCGAACATATTGCCGACCTCGAACTCGAGGCCCAGGACACGCTCTGGGACCAAGTCAAAAAGACCACTCCCGCCGACGAGCCGACGGAGCAAAGCGGCTAA
- a CDS encoding M16 family metallopeptidase, protein MRKVVSVLIGVCMMQFVAQCRPYTAQAAELTRLANGLQVLVEEDHRFPLTAMRLYVHAGSAYETAEEAGISHILEHMVFKGTETRGPGEMAQAIEGVGGSLNAGTSFDQTMYKVDVPAEHWELGLSVLQDMAFGLQIDPEQLEQEKAVILAELERNEDNPDRLLFQELQPLVWPETSYARPIIGFRETVRNITAADIQAYTQRLYQPQSMLLVVCGHVETEAVLDKAEALFGKAANDRRYAPPQPWELDECCQDPLVTTGHGPWKKVYVSIGLPTPGFRAEEEAGLEVLAHLLGGDQTSLLYRTFKYEQQLVDEIAVAPVLLERGGMLYIRAQLDPDKLEPFWGELTTTLSRLSADQFSKQELDRAKLNLEDDLFQAKETLGGLASKLGHFQFYGSGPEEEHAYLFQLRHVDKGLLQKLLDAYVNPARMRSHVLLPDEVPLDGQDLAALVRQHWDKEKKTAESARAGGTKDLPDGRQIIEYGQGRRLVLLPDATLPYTAVTVTWPGGDAMLQQEQAGLAALAARALTRGTQQFDMAQFHEFLGDRAASVGARAGRQEFTLQAKFPTKFSEAMLEVVGDVITEPAWREEEIQRAQQDQVASIVEQQDQPLGLVSREMFPFLFTTFPYNTYHLGTREQVQQYRPHALRAYWQRQSAQPWIMTVCGRYDPEAVKQLASRLAQTPVRQTQAVTGDLVWSEKQDLELVMEDRNQAHLLVVFPVPGIAEDDHAGLSLLRKALAGQGGILFRELRDKQGLGYSVTSLLWQVQQGGFLGFYIGTDPDKRDQALQGFREIVRELRTTPLPEAELKRAQNLLQGDYYRSHQSLMSRSGEAADMLVQGLPVDFQQNRIEAAQRISGPELRDVARRFLDWDGAYTITVLPE, encoded by the coding sequence ATGCGTAAAGTAGTTTCCGTGTTGATTGGAGTGTGCATGATGCAATTCGTAGCTCAGTGCAGGCCGTATACAGCCCAGGCAGCTGAATTGACGAGACTTGCCAACGGCCTGCAAGTCCTTGTTGAAGAAGACCACCGCTTTCCCCTGACCGCAATGCGCCTCTACGTCCACGCCGGGTCAGCGTACGAAACGGCTGAAGAGGCGGGAATCAGTCATATCCTGGAGCATATGGTCTTCAAGGGGACCGAGACCCGTGGCCCCGGGGAAATGGCCCAGGCCATCGAGGGCGTGGGCGGATCGTTGAATGCGGGAACAAGCTTTGACCAGACGATGTACAAGGTCGATGTCCCGGCTGAACATTGGGAATTGGGCCTTTCCGTGCTCCAGGATATGGCCTTCGGCCTGCAGATCGATCCTGAGCAATTGGAGCAGGAGAAGGCGGTAATCCTGGCGGAACTCGAGCGGAACGAGGACAATCCCGACCGACTCCTGTTTCAGGAGCTGCAGCCGCTGGTCTGGCCGGAAACCTCCTATGCCAGGCCGATTATCGGCTTCCGGGAAACGGTTCGCAATATCACCGCCGCCGATATTCAGGCCTACACCCAGCGGCTGTATCAACCGCAGTCGATGCTGCTGGTGGTCTGCGGTCATGTTGAGACAGAGGCGGTCCTGGACAAGGCCGAAGCGTTGTTCGGGAAGGCTGCCAACGACAGAAGGTATGCACCGCCCCAGCCGTGGGAACTGGACGAGTGTTGCCAGGACCCTCTGGTCACCACCGGCCATGGACCGTGGAAAAAGGTCTACGTCAGCATCGGTCTCCCCACACCGGGATTCCGGGCTGAGGAAGAGGCCGGTCTGGAAGTCTTGGCGCATTTGCTCGGCGGTGACCAGACGTCGCTTTTGTACCGTACCTTCAAATACGAACAGCAACTGGTCGATGAGATCGCCGTGGCTCCGGTCCTGCTGGAGCGTGGCGGGATGCTCTATATCCGTGCCCAATTGGACCCCGACAAGCTGGAACCCTTCTGGGGCGAACTGACCACGACACTTTCTCGTCTTTCGGCAGATCAATTTTCCAAACAGGAACTGGACCGGGCCAAACTCAATCTGGAGGACGATCTTTTCCAGGCCAAGGAAACCCTGGGGGGGTTGGCCTCGAAGCTGGGACACTTCCAGTTTTACGGCAGTGGGCCGGAGGAAGAACACGCATATCTGTTTCAATTGCGGCATGTTGATAAAGGACTGCTTCAGAAATTGCTGGATGCGTATGTGAATCCGGCACGGATGCGTAGTCATGTGCTCTTGCCGGATGAAGTCCCCCTCGATGGCCAGGATTTGGCCGCGCTTGTTCGCCAGCACTGGGACAAAGAAAAGAAGACCGCTGAGTCCGCCCGGGCCGGGGGAACAAAAGACCTTCCTGATGGGCGACAGATTATTGAATACGGCCAGGGCAGGCGTCTGGTGCTTTTGCCAGATGCGACCCTGCCCTATACGGCGGTGACCGTGACCTGGCCCGGTGGAGACGCCATGTTGCAACAGGAGCAAGCTGGCCTGGCAGCACTGGCCGCTCGGGCCCTGACCCGCGGTACCCAGCAATTCGACATGGCCCAATTCCATGAATTTCTCGGTGACCGAGCGGCCTCGGTCGGGGCGCGGGCCGGTCGGCAGGAGTTTACCCTCCAGGCAAAATTCCCGACCAAATTTTCCGAGGCAATGCTGGAGGTGGTGGGGGACGTGATCACCGAACCGGCTTGGCGCGAAGAAGAAATCCAGCGGGCCCAGCAAGATCAGGTCGCCTCGATTGTCGAGCAGCAGGATCAGCCGCTGGGGCTTGTGTCCCGAGAGATGTTTCCCTTTTTGTTCACCACGTTTCCCTACAATACCTACCACCTGGGCACGCGGGAGCAGGTTCAGCAATACCGGCCTCATGCGCTACGGGCGTATTGGCAGCGACAATCCGCCCAGCCGTGGATCATGACCGTGTGCGGGCGGTATGATCCGGAGGCGGTGAAACAACTGGCCAGTCGACTGGCCCAAACACCGGTGCGGCAAACGCAGGCAGTGACTGGAGACCTGGTTTGGAGCGAAAAGCAGGATCTGGAACTGGTCATGGAGGACCGGAACCAGGCCCATCTCTTGGTTGTTTTCCCTGTGCCGGGCATAGCCGAGGACGACCATGCTGGGTTGAGCCTGCTGCGAAAGGCATTGGCTGGTCAAGGCGGCATCCTGTTTCGCGAGTTGCGAGATAAACAGGGCCTGGGCTATTCCGTGACCTCGCTTCTCTGGCAGGTCCAGCAAGGTGGGTTTCTCGGGTTTTATATCGGTACTGATCCGGACAAACGGGACCAGGCCCTGCAGGGATTCCGGGAGATTGTTCGCGAACTCCGGACCACGCCGTTGCCCGAGGCCGAGCTGAAGCGGGCCCAAAATCTCCTGCAAGGCGATTATTACCGTTCACACCAGAGTTTAATGAGCCGAAGCGGTGAAGCAGCTGATATGCTTGTCCAGGGACTACCCGTGGATTTTCAGCAAAATCGCATTGAAGCAGCGCAGCGTATTTCAGGACCGGAGCTTCGCGATGTGGCCCGTCGTTTCCTGGATTGGGACGGGGCGTATACGATCACCGTTTTGCCTGAATGA
- the cmk gene encoding (d)CMP kinase, with product MPAKRPLIVTLDGPAGAGKSTVAKAVADALEIAYLDTGAMFRSVAWALGADSWQMDHESLVRALESMEFDLHGQGPASYLTLNGQPMGADIRTETVGMWASHIAQLLPVREKLKQDQRRLGAKRDLVAEGRDMGSVVFPEACCKFFLVASAEERARRRWEQLRQMGQDPSYEGLVQQIRQRDAQDSQREFAPLRAAEDAMEIDTTTRSAQEVVERIVELVQRRRKGTPGMPGE from the coding sequence ATGCCCGCTAAGCGGCCGTTGATCGTGACTCTGGACGGACCGGCAGGTGCCGGGAAATCCACAGTGGCCAAGGCTGTGGCCGACGCCTTAGAAATCGCCTATCTTGATACCGGGGCCATGTTTCGCAGCGTGGCCTGGGCCCTTGGTGCAGATTCCTGGCAAATGGACCATGAGAGCCTTGTCCGGGCCCTCGAATCGATGGAATTTGATCTTCACGGCCAGGGACCGGCGTCCTATTTGACCTTGAACGGCCAGCCGATGGGCGCGGATATCCGTACGGAAACCGTGGGGATGTGGGCCTCGCATATCGCACAGCTCCTGCCGGTGCGAGAGAAACTCAAGCAGGACCAGCGTCGTCTGGGGGCAAAGCGGGATCTTGTGGCCGAGGGCCGAGACATGGGTAGCGTGGTCTTCCCTGAGGCGTGCTGCAAGTTTTTCCTTGTCGCCAGCGCTGAAGAGCGGGCCCGGCGGCGGTGGGAGCAATTACGGCAAATGGGACAAGACCCCTCTTATGAGGGATTGGTCCAGCAGATCCGTCAGCGTGACGCCCAGGACTCCCAGCGGGAATTCGCTCCGTTGCGCGCGGCCGAGGACGCTATGGAGATCGATACTACGACCCGTTCAGCCCAGGAGGTGGTGGAGCGTATCGTGGAACTGGTCCAAAGACGGCGAAAGGGAACTCCGGGAATGCCGGGGGAATGA
- the hisC gene encoding histidinol-phosphate transaminase encodes MAKFSRVRPEIAGLKPYTPGLSIEEIKDRYALTTVCKMASNENPLGTSPLVQEALCRFAPYAFRYPRGGCPDLSAALAKVLGVPGECVVVGNGSDELIDLLIRTTLRPEKDNMVVFDPSFSIYRMQATLCGVECRQVPLEQDLTFDFDRLLEQVDSRTGLVFVTNPDNPSGHAVPAAQLMELARSLPQQCLLVVDEAYIEFAENGISPLADWDAHGNIVLLRTFSKLYGLAGLRLGYGIMPDWLAEAVLRIKLPFSVNLLAEKAGVAALEDTAFYTRTREVVGEGRRILSAGLRELGCEVSPSQANFLLFRPPMPAREVFERLLAKGIIIRPLTSYGLEDALRVSVGTAHENSRFLEAMQEIVHAR; translated from the coding sequence ATGGCAAAGTTTTCCCGTGTGCGACCGGAGATTGCCGGTTTGAAACCCTATACCCCTGGGCTGTCTATCGAAGAAATCAAGGATCGGTATGCATTGACCACTGTGTGCAAGATGGCCAGCAACGAAAATCCACTAGGCACCTCGCCGCTGGTCCAGGAGGCGTTGTGCCGGTTTGCGCCGTATGCCTTTCGCTATCCGCGCGGCGGATGTCCGGATTTGAGTGCGGCTTTGGCCAAAGTGCTGGGGGTCCCCGGGGAGTGCGTCGTGGTCGGCAACGGTTCGGATGAATTGATTGATCTCTTGATCCGAACCACGCTGCGCCCCGAAAAGGACAATATGGTCGTTTTTGATCCCAGCTTTAGTATTTATCGGATGCAGGCCACCTTGTGCGGTGTGGAATGCCGACAGGTTCCGCTTGAGCAGGACCTGACATTTGACTTTGATCGGTTGCTGGAGCAGGTGGATTCCCGAACCGGGCTGGTTTTCGTGACCAACCCGGACAATCCGTCCGGCCACGCCGTACCTGCGGCGCAGCTTATGGAACTCGCCCGGTCCCTGCCTCAGCAGTGTCTGCTGGTAGTGGACGAGGCGTATATTGAATTCGCCGAAAACGGCATCTCCCCCCTGGCCGATTGGGATGCACACGGAAATATCGTCTTGCTGCGCACCTTTTCGAAACTCTATGGGCTGGCCGGTTTGCGCCTGGGCTACGGGATCATGCCGGATTGGTTGGCCGAGGCCGTACTGCGGATCAAATTGCCCTTTAGCGTCAACCTGTTGGCTGAAAAGGCAGGCGTCGCCGCGCTGGAAGACACCGCCTTCTATACCCGGACCAGGGAGGTCGTTGGCGAGGGACGGCGTATCTTGAGCGCGGGGTTGCGGGAGTTGGGCTGCGAGGTCAGTCCGTCACAGGCCAATTTCCTCCTCTTCCGTCCCCCGATGCCCGCGCGCGAGGTTTTCGAGCGTCTGCTGGCCAAAGGGATCATCATCCGCCCCCTGACCAGCTACGGCCTGGAAGATGCTCTGCGTGTCAGTGTCGGTACCGCTCATGAGAATTCCAGATTCCTTGAAGCCATGCAGGAGATAGTCCATGCCCGCTAA
- a CDS encoding CvpA family protein: MNGLDIFFLLVLVLGLVRGLFRGLIRELTSILSLIAGFFAANTYYPVLEPYLKPLLPNPPYTQIVSYTLILLTVIAAVFFIGSAIRKLLHITLLGGVDRILGGISGLVKAGLLCSIVLFVMTTFLPDNTPVLRDSQTAPYVHRFTSTVTGLIPDDLRETFDQKSQSLQQSWQEHWLQKLRDTTPKE, encoded by the coding sequence ATGAACGGACTGGATATCTTTTTTCTACTCGTGCTGGTGCTGGGTCTTGTTCGCGGCCTGTTTCGCGGCCTGATCCGGGAACTGACCTCTATTCTCAGCCTCATCGCCGGCTTTTTCGCCGCGAACACCTACTACCCGGTTCTGGAACCCTATCTCAAGCCCCTGCTCCCCAATCCGCCTTACACCCAGATCGTCAGCTATACGCTCATCCTGCTCACAGTGATCGCAGCGGTGTTCTTCATTGGCAGCGCAATCCGCAAACTGCTGCACATTACCCTGTTGGGGGGAGTGGACCGGATTCTGGGTGGTATTTCCGGGCTGGTCAAAGCGGGATTGTTGTGCAGTATCGTCCTCTTCGTCATGACCACATTTTTACCAGACAACACCCCCGTGCTTCGCGACTCGCAAACCGCCCCGTATGTCCACCGCTTCACCAGCACCGTGACCGGTCTCATCCCGGATGACCTCCGGGAAACTTTTGATCAAAAAAGCCAGAGCCTGCAGCAATCCTGGCAGGAACACTGGCTGCAAAAACTGCGCGATACAACGCCGAAGGAGTAA
- a CDS encoding TIGR03936 family radical SAM-associated protein yields MRELLALLPRPSHYLGTEINAVHKQPSSEMLRMALAFPDLYEVGMSYVGQKILYAAVNAREDMWAERVFAPAPEAAAVLREHGAALSTLESDTPLDGMDILAFSLTHELCYTTILYMLDLAGLPFWAAERDQGPLVIAGGGNAANAAPVAPFFDALVVGDGEEVLVEVGSVVLEARREGVNRQALLARLAAIPGVEVPAMAQSEVERRMVIDLDAIPFPTQPVLPFGKVVHDRYSLEIARGCTRGCRFCHAGMTYRPVRERSLPVLQRLVQEGLDATGFEELSFLSLSTGDFSMLETLFAQSYARCLEEQVAVALPSLRVGSVSEQMMGLIARIRRTGATLAPEAGSQRLRDVINKGISEEALLRHTEQLFAHGWQSIKLYFMIGLPTETEADLEAIFDLCQKVRQTAGKQAKRVQITAAISPFVPKPHTPFQWQRQLSCQEVRERIGFLQDCFRHQKGYKLRWHQPEMSFLEGVFSRGDTALAEAVSLAYAEGDILTSWAEHFDLSLWDRVFAACGIEPEHYLRARDLDEPLPWDHIKTGVSKRFLQTEYRRALAEKETPDCRYGACRACGACNFNNHSSELRQQAARAEIRPRINSAEREAQLPERNWERQNLQEKQGHFRVWYEKLGPARFLSQLELQRLFERALRRADIPVTFSAGFHPMPLLSFGPALPVGVQSYAEWFNVFVRQSGMDPDTVGERLQSQLPQGFRVLGVQELSLGKRQSQAVAEEFDLQLHVPADQARLWQEHIQAALAQEQIRWERKTKRRGWQIEDTRPFFEEVAQVSPQEIRFVFSWREKYVSPLQLVRLLLPEARLDQFTLTKRRQIMDCQETSQQVEQNLL; encoded by the coding sequence ATGCGTGAATTATTGGCTTTGCTGCCGCGTCCGTCGCATTATCTGGGCACAGAAATCAACGCGGTCCATAAGCAGCCCTCCTCGGAAATGCTCCGAATGGCCTTGGCCTTCCCCGATCTTTATGAAGTGGGCATGTCCTACGTAGGACAGAAAATCCTCTATGCCGCGGTCAACGCTCGGGAGGACATGTGGGCTGAACGCGTCTTTGCTCCTGCGCCGGAGGCGGCTGCTGTCCTGCGGGAACATGGTGCGGCTCTGAGTACGCTGGAGTCGGACACCCCCCTGGACGGTATGGACATTCTTGCCTTCAGTCTGACCCATGAATTGTGTTATACGACCATCCTGTACATGTTGGATCTGGCCGGGCTCCCTTTTTGGGCCGCAGAGCGCGACCAGGGACCATTGGTCATCGCCGGGGGGGGCAACGCCGCCAATGCGGCACCGGTAGCGCCCTTTTTTGATGCCCTGGTGGTCGGCGACGGCGAGGAAGTCCTTGTGGAGGTCGGTAGCGTCGTGCTCGAGGCCCGGCGGGAGGGCGTGAACCGTCAGGCATTGCTGGCGCGTCTGGCGGCCATTCCCGGGGTCGAGGTCCCGGCCATGGCCCAGAGCGAAGTCGAGCGCCGGATGGTCATTGACCTCGATGCGATCCCGTTTCCCACACAACCGGTGCTGCCGTTCGGCAAGGTCGTCCATGACCGGTATTCCCTGGAGATCGCCCGAGGATGCACCCGAGGGTGCCGCTTTTGCCACGCGGGAATGACCTACCGCCCGGTGCGGGAACGCTCGCTCCCGGTTTTGCAGCGCCTGGTCCAGGAAGGACTTGACGCGACCGGCTTTGAAGAACTGTCGTTTTTGTCCTTGAGTACCGGGGATTTCTCCATGCTCGAGACGTTGTTTGCCCAGAGCTATGCCCGGTGTCTGGAAGAACAGGTTGCTGTGGCGCTGCCGTCGCTGCGTGTCGGGTCGGTCAGTGAACAGATGATGGGGCTGATCGCCAGGATCCGCCGAACCGGTGCCACCCTGGCCCCGGAAGCCGGGAGTCAGCGTCTGCGGGATGTAATCAACAAGGGGATATCCGAAGAGGCCCTGCTCCGGCACACGGAGCAGCTGTTCGCTCATGGCTGGCAATCGATCAAGCTGTACTTCATGATTGGCCTGCCCACGGAAACCGAGGCCGATCTCGAGGCTATTTTCGACCTGTGCCAGAAAGTTCGTCAGACAGCGGGAAAACAGGCTAAACGGGTCCAGATCACCGCTGCCATCTCTCCCTTTGTGCCCAAACCGCACACACCGTTTCAATGGCAGCGGCAATTGTCTTGCCAGGAAGTTCGCGAACGCATCGGTTTTTTGCAGGACTGTTTTCGCCACCAGAAGGGCTATAAGCTCCGCTGGCACCAGCCGGAGATGAGTTTTCTCGAGGGCGTGTTTTCCCGCGGCGATACAGCCTTGGCCGAGGCTGTATCGCTCGCCTACGCCGAAGGCGATATTTTGACCAGCTGGGCCGAACATTTTGACCTTTCCCTCTGGGATCGTGTCTTCGCCGCCTGCGGCATTGAACCGGAGCACTATCTCCGGGCCCGGGACCTGGACGAGCCGTTGCCCTGGGATCATATCAAGACCGGGGTCAGTAAACGGTTTTTGCAAACGGAATACCGCCGCGCCCTGGCCGAGAAGGAGACCCCGGACTGTCGTTATGGGGCCTGCCGGGCATGCGGAGCCTGCAATTTCAACAACCACTCTTCAGAACTCAGGCAGCAGGCGGCCCGCGCCGAAATTCGCCCCCGGATCAACAGCGCCGAGCGCGAGGCGCAGCTGCCGGAGCGCAACTGGGAGCGCCAGAATTTGCAGGAAAAACAGGGCCATTTCCGCGTCTGGTATGAAAAACTCGGCCCAGCCCGCTTCCTCAGTCAGCTGGAACTCCAACGGTTGTTCGAACGGGCCCTGCGCCGGGCCGATATCCCGGTGACCTTTTCAGCGGGCTTTCATCCCATGCCGCTCTTGTCTTTCGGGCCGGCCCTGCCTGTGGGGGTACAGAGCTATGCGGAGTGGTTTAATGTCTTTGTCCGCCAATCCGGGATGGACCCGGACACCGTGGGCGAGCGGCTTCAAAGCCAATTGCCCCAAGGGTTTCGGGTCCTCGGTGTTCAGGAATTGAGCCTTGGCAAACGCCAATCCCAGGCCGTGGCCGAGGAATTCGATCTCCAACTCCATGTCCCTGCGGACCAAGCGCGTCTGTGGCAGGAGCACATCCAGGCCGCATTGGCCCAGGAACAGATCCGCTGGGAGCGCAAGACCAAGCGGCGCGGCTGGCAGATTGAAGACACCCGTCCCTTTTTTGAAGAGGTGGCCCAGGTGTCGCCGCAGGAGATCCGGTTTGTGTTCTCCTGGCGCGAGAAATACGTCAGCCCGCTCCAATTGGTGCGTCTTCTTCTCCCTGAAGCTCGATTGGACCAGTTTACACTGACCAAACGCCGCCAGATCATGGATTGTCAAGAGACGTCGCAGCAGGTAGAACAGAATCTACTCTAG
- a CDS encoding type IV pilus secretin PilQ: protein MSWFRLGATGALCLFFLAQLSACGGSTTSVAQSSALDAAQQAPSEAATKDRVGATGDSLAMQIRQEQGQVVLDIPVAAETEVAADYTHPDFVLQLSSPLPAMSVPRPETDLLQAVRIGATRQQVRLELTRKIQFLLSRPEAGRLQVLLVPREAESMAQSASPQQAAGAKLEEVRFSETESGELAVSVEASGVLRHTVRDSSASSVEILFPDLKVPQHLAKLYRLEKFNAPVRSALMRQVEDGALLTCALSAPVPFRIQEDTRLLRILFDQAPLAGKETEPADFTPKESSSTDRNEMDYMAGEPLFPGMDRNYSGETISIDLQDADVEHVLRLLASMADKNLIIDEGVQGSISLKLEEVPWDQALDLVLLQSDLGMVERGNIIRIAPANTLAEERERIRQARQKALEAQQKIQELEPLQTEFIQINYTTASALRPQLQEFLSERGRIGQDARTNTLIVSDTRDNIRKVRSVIDRLDRPEPQVLIEARIVYAKDAFKRSLGVSLAGEYYDDVGAVGQYEKSLSAGVLQGFTPEVSTVNMQGALDKISGIDLFELDAQLKLGELKGVTKTISSPRLVTLNNQQAEISQGIKIANESESESGGTDIEYTEATLKLAVQPQITPDDKVILDLDIADDSPTENGEDIETRTARTKLLVENQETVVLGGVYQVIENNEKNQVPGLGDVPLLGWLFKTDNVNNENRELLIFIRPTILE from the coding sequence CTGTAGCTCAATCTTCAGCCCTGGACGCAGCGCAGCAGGCTCCTTCGGAAGCGGCCACGAAGGACCGGGTTGGCGCTACGGGCGACTCCCTCGCCATGCAGATCCGCCAGGAGCAGGGACAGGTTGTCCTGGACATCCCTGTTGCCGCAGAGACTGAAGTGGCCGCCGACTATACCCATCCCGATTTTGTTTTGCAGCTGAGTTCGCCGTTGCCAGCAATGAGCGTGCCCCGGCCGGAGACGGATCTCCTTCAGGCGGTGCGTATAGGGGCAACTCGGCAACAGGTCAGGCTGGAACTGACCCGGAAAATCCAGTTTCTCCTTTCCCGGCCGGAGGCAGGTCGCCTTCAGGTGCTGCTTGTGCCCCGGGAAGCAGAGAGTATGGCCCAATCCGCCAGCCCGCAGCAGGCTGCAGGAGCAAAACTGGAAGAGGTCCGGTTCTCAGAAACAGAAAGCGGTGAACTCGCGGTCTCCGTTGAGGCAAGCGGTGTGCTGCGGCATACGGTGCGTGACAGTTCCGCGTCGAGTGTGGAGATCCTCTTTCCGGATCTGAAAGTTCCCCAGCATCTGGCCAAGCTGTATCGCCTGGAAAAATTCAACGCCCCTGTGCGCTCGGCCTTGATGCGTCAAGTCGAAGACGGAGCGCTTTTGACCTGCGCCCTGAGTGCGCCAGTGCCGTTCCGGATTCAGGAAGACACGCGTTTGCTGCGGATTCTCTTCGATCAGGCCCCATTGGCGGGGAAAGAGACGGAGCCGGCTGATTTTACACCGAAGGAATCGTCCTCCACAGACCGCAATGAAATGGACTATATGGCCGGAGAACCGCTTTTCCCCGGCATGGATCGCAATTATAGCGGTGAAACTATTTCCATCGACCTCCAGGATGCTGATGTGGAGCATGTCTTGCGTCTGCTGGCCTCCATGGCGGACAAGAATCTGATTATTGACGAAGGCGTCCAGGGATCGATTTCCCTCAAGCTTGAAGAGGTTCCTTGGGATCAAGCTCTTGATCTCGTTTTGCTGCAAAGCGACTTGGGGATGGTCGAGCGGGGCAATATTATCCGCATCGCTCCAGCCAATACCCTGGCAGAGGAACGAGAACGTATCCGGCAAGCGCGCCAAAAGGCCCTGGAAGCCCAGCAGAAAATCCAGGAACTGGAACCGCTGCAGACCGAATTCATCCAGATCAACTATACCACGGCCAGCGCCCTGCGCCCGCAGCTTCAGGAGTTTCTCTCCGAACGGGGGCGCATCGGTCAGGACGCCAGGACCAACACCTTGATCGTTTCCGATACCCGGGACAATATCCGCAAGGTCCGCAGCGTCATCGACCGGTTGGACCGGCCCGAGCCCCAAGTCCTGATCGAGGCCCGGATCGTCTATGCCAAAGACGCATTTAAACGCAGTCTTGGGGTCTCCCTGGCTGGCGAGTACTATGATGATGTCGGAGCGGTTGGCCAATACGAAAAAAGCCTCAGCGCCGGGGTCCTGCAAGGCTTTACTCCTGAGGTGAGCACCGTGAATATGCAAGGCGCTCTGGACAAGATCTCGGGAATTGATCTTTTTGAGTTGGATGCCCAGTTGAAATTAGGCGAACTCAAGGGGGTAACCAAGACCATTTCCTCACCGCGGCTGGTGACGCTGAACAACCAGCAGGCGGAGATCTCCCAGGGGATCAAGATCGCCAACGAATCGGAGTCGGAAAGCGGTGGAACGGACATCGAGTATACCGAAGCCACCCTCAAGCTGGCGGTGCAACCCCAGATCACCCCGGACGACAAGGTTATCCTCGATCTGGATATCGCTGATGACAGTCCGACGGAAAACGGCGAAGATATTGAAACCCGCACTGCTCGGACGAAGCTTCTTGTTGAAAACCAGGAGACTGTGGTTTTGGGTGGTGTGTATCAGGTCATCGAAAATAATGAAAAGAACCAGGTCCCCGGACTTGGCGACGTCCCGTTGCTGGGGTGGCTGTTCAAAACCGATAACGTCAATAACGAAAACCGGGAATTGCTGATCTTTATCCGCCCGACGATTCTGGAGTAG